One window of Methanofervidicoccus abyssi genomic DNA carries:
- the fwdC gene encoding tungsten-dependent formylmethanofuran dehydrogenase subunit FwdC gives MEIILTLKEDITVPVELDALLPEKIDNMDVEEIKNIKIPQGRTTVKVGELFDVEIRESDTPKMTIKNSSIKLKRVGEGMTTGEIVIEGDVGMHVGAEMKGGRIVVNGNADNWAGRGMKGGELVIKGNAGNYVGSAYRGGYWGMSGGTIVIEGNAGHEIGEYMTGGKIHIKGNVGYFAGIHAKGGLIVIDGDVPGRLGAEMIKGAIVVNGKVSEILPSFKYKGIVENPVIKIKKKDEGTKIEGVYHMFAGDYVNNKPKGQLYISVDRNPHLG, from the coding sequence ATGGAAATTATACTTACACTTAAAGAAGATATAACAGTTCCAGTGGAGTTAGATGCACTACTTCCTGAAAAGATAGATAATATGGATGTGGAGGAAATCAAAAATATAAAGATACCACAGGGAAGGACAACTGTAAAGGTAGGGGAGTTATTCGATGTTGAGATAAGAGAAAGTGATACACCAAAGATGACAATAAAGAACTCCTCCATTAAGTTAAAGAGGGTTGGAGAAGGAATGACCACCGGGGAGATAGTAATAGAGGGAGATGTTGGTATGCATGTAGGCGCAGAGATGAAGGGAGGTAGGATAGTTGTAAATGGAAATGCAGATAACTGGGCTGGTAGGGGAATGAAAGGAGGAGAGTTAGTAATAAAAGGAAATGCGGGGAATTACGTAGGTTCTGCCTATAGAGGAGGATACTGGGGAATGTCTGGAGGTACTATAGTGATAGAAGGAAACGCCGGCCATGAGATAGGAGAATACATGACTGGTGGTAAAATACATATCAAGGGAAATGTAGGGTACTTTGCGGGCATCCATGCAAAGGGAGGGCTTATAGTAATAGATGGGGATGTCCCTGGTAGGTTAGGCGCAGAGATGATAAAAGGGGCTATTGTTGTAAATGGTAAGGTCTCTGAAATACTACCTTCCTTTAAATACAAAGGTATAGTTGAAAATCCCGTTATAAAGATAAAGAAGAAAGATGAGGGAACTAAGATAGAAGGAGTTTACCACATGTTTGCAGGAGACTATGTAAATAATAAACCTAAGGGACAGTTGTATATATCTGTAGATAGGAATCCCCATCTAGGATAA
- a CDS encoding protein-L-isoaspartate O-methyltransferase, translated as MQVIKEMIPVVERLKREGYIRNEKVIQALLKVPREEFLPEELKEYAYIDTPLSIGYGQTISAIHMVGMMCEALDLKEGQKVLEVGTGSGYHAAVVAEIVGKDGVVVTIERIPELAERAKKVLKRLGYDNVIVVCGDGTLGYPPLAPYDRIYITAAGPKVPKPLIDQLKDGGKIVAPVGRKIQELILLEKRECKVFEKRLCEVAFVPLIGEEGWRE; from the coding sequence ATGCAGGTTATAAAAGAGATGATTCCAGTTGTGGAAAGGTTAAAGAGAGAAGGATATATAAGAAATGAAAAAGTTATCCAGGCCCTTTTGAAAGTTCCAAGGGAAGAATTCCTACCAGAAGAGTTGAAGGAGTATGCTTATATAGATACACCTCTAAGTATAGGGTATGGCCAGACCATATCTGCAATACATATGGTAGGTATGATGTGTGAAGCCCTAGATCTAAAGGAAGGGCAGAAAGTTTTAGAGGTAGGTACAGGTTCAGGATATCATGCTGCCGTTGTGGCTGAAATTGTTGGAAAAGATGGTGTAGTAGTGACTATAGAGAGGATACCTGAATTGGCTGAAAGGGCTAAGAAAGTACTTAAGAGGTTGGGTTATGACAACGTTATAGTTGTATGTGGAGATGGTACCTTGGGATACCCACCTCTCGCTCCCTACGACAGGATATACATTACAGCTGCAGGTCCAAAGGTACCTAAACCATTAATAGATCAGTTGAAAGATGGTGGAAAGATAGTAGCTCCCGTAGGTAGGAAAATTCAGGAGTTGATACTCTTGGAAAAAAGAGAATGCAAAGTATTTGAGAAAAGGTTGTGTGAGGTTGCATTTGTCCCTCTTATTGGAGAAGAAGGATGGAGAGAGTAG
- a CDS encoding MFS transporter, producing the protein MYNPTEVVIILWFISFITMIGIGLIAPLMSKYAQLLGASNFEIGIIFGSFALARTLAQIPVGYFSDKYGKKIFLLIGTFFYGFFTILYPFANSVIHLIVLRILNGISSSLINPVAGAYVATVAPKEKLGKYMGLFNSALPLGFSLGPLVGGVIAKWYGIEAPFYFCGALSFLSFLICLFKLKNIKINKDGSITYVSKLIVKYETPVKRRFFFMKFLKDRYFFSAYIINLIYYVVNTGIIAYLAVYASNYIGLDEIGALIAATNLTMGAFQKKFGEIYDRDSKYETLLVCGGLLLSAVGFYLLSIFPMCLTTLPPILKMFSALELVAIGGAMFLPAVNSQAMKRVGVEEKGAAMGVFTTSLNIGMFLGAVVLGYLADVFGLSNMYKISSLILIVVSICNYLLNRKKGKLCRL; encoded by the coding sequence ATGTACAATCCTACAGAGGTTGTGATTATACTGTGGTTTATATCCTTTATAACTATGATCGGAATAGGCCTAATAGCTCCACTGATGTCAAAGTATGCCCAACTACTTGGGGCATCAAATTTTGAAATTGGTATTATTTTTGGTTCATTCGCACTTGCAAGGACCCTTGCACAGATACCTGTAGGGTATTTCTCAGATAAATATGGTAAGAAGATATTTCTGTTAATAGGTACTTTTTTTTATGGTTTTTTCACTATACTCTATCCTTTTGCAAATTCTGTGATACATCTGATAGTGTTAAGAATACTTAACGGGATATCTTCTTCACTTATAAACCCTGTGGCTGGAGCCTATGTTGCCACAGTAGCACCTAAGGAAAAACTTGGTAAGTATATGGGACTATTCAACTCTGCACTACCTTTAGGCTTCTCCCTGGGACCTTTGGTAGGGGGTGTAATTGCAAAGTGGTATGGTATAGAAGCACCCTTCTACTTTTGTGGTGCTTTAAGTTTTTTATCCTTCTTAATATGTCTCTTTAAATTGAAGAATATAAAGATAAACAAGGATGGAAGTATTACATATGTCTCGAAACTTATAGTAAAATACGAGACACCTGTTAAAAGAAGGTTCTTTTTTATGAAGTTTTTAAAGGATAGATACTTTTTCTCTGCATATATTATAAACTTAATATATTATGTTGTAAATACAGGTATTATTGCCTACCTGGCAGTATATGCTAGTAATTATATAGGATTAGATGAAATTGGGGCCTTAATAGCCGCTACAAATTTAACTATGGGTGCCTTCCAAAAGAAATTTGGGGAGATATACGATAGAGATAGTAAATATGAAACTCTATTGGTGTGTGGAGGACTGCTCCTAAGTGCAGTTGGATTTTACTTACTTTCCATATTTCCCATGTGTTTAACAACTCTCCCTCCTATTCTTAAAATGTTTTCAGCTTTGGAATTGGTTGCCATAGGTGGAGCCATGTTCCTTCCCGCTGTAAATTCCCAGGCCATGAAGAGAGTAGGTGTGGAGGAAAAGGGAGCAGCCATGGGAGTATTTACCACAAGTTTAAATATTGGAATGTTCCTGGGTGCCGTAGTATTGGGATATCTTGCAGATGTCTTTGGACTATCTAATATGTACAAAATATCTTCTCTTATATTAATTGTTGTAAGTATATGTAACTATTTGTTGAATAGAAAAAAAGGGAAATTATGCAGGTTATAA
- the gatB gene encoding Asp-tRNA(Asn)/Glu-tRNA(Gln) amidotransferase subunit GatB, which yields MDGETTMKCGLEIHVQVETRSKLFCRCPTNYNEVPPNTNVCPVCMGLPGARPMPPNKKAIDIAIMVAKMLNCEIVLDKDIYFQRKHYDYPDLPSGYQRTTVPIGVNGRFLNVGIAEVHLEEDPGQYKPDLGLVDFNRSGIPLIEIVTEPDIRSPEEAREFLKQLMRLFRYIGHLRGEGTMRADVNISVNYRGIQGNRVEVKNINSIKGVYKVLKYEFIRQKNILKRGGEVKRETRAFMESQMITRAMRTKETAEDYRYIPDPDIQPIVIDERWIKEVESQMPETPLEKEKRFIREYGIKEEDAKVLVSDLALAEVFEKVVRDLGVNEKHVNLAVTWIRNELKRVLAYNKIDFLESNLKPEHLTELIRLITDNIISQKIGKKIIEIMVEHRGKKSPREIVEEMGLTVITEDDVLVKACEEAIKNNPKAVKDYLDGNKVALHFLMGQVMKLTKGRAEPKKVVKILKEKLDTMV from the coding sequence ATGGATGGAGAAACTACTATGAAGTGTGGTTTAGAGATACACGTCCAAGTGGAAACTAGGTCTAAATTGTTCTGTAGATGTCCAACTAATTACAACGAGGTACCTCCAAATACTAACGTATGTCCTGTATGTATGGGACTCCCTGGAGCAAGACCTATGCCCCCCAATAAAAAGGCTATAGATATAGCCATCATGGTAGCAAAGATGTTGAACTGTGAGATAGTACTTGATAAAGATATCTACTTCCAGAGGAAACACTACGATTACCCAGATCTACCAAGTGGTTATCAGAGAACAACTGTCCCCATCGGTGTAAATGGAAGATTCTTAAATGTTGGGATAGCGGAGGTGCACCTGGAAGAGGATCCTGGGCAGTACAAACCTGATTTAGGTCTTGTAGATTTCAACAGAAGTGGTATCCCGCTGATTGAGATTGTCACAGAACCAGATATAAGATCTCCCGAAGAAGCTAGGGAGTTTCTAAAACAGTTGATGAGGTTGTTTAGATACATTGGACATCTCAGGGGAGAAGGTACCATGAGGGCAGATGTAAATATCTCCGTTAATTACAGAGGCATTCAGGGAAATAGGGTTGAGGTAAAGAACATCAACTCTATCAAAGGAGTTTACAAGGTTCTAAAGTATGAGTTTATAAGACAGAAGAATATTCTGAAGAGGGGAGGCGAGGTTAAGAGGGAGACTAGGGCATTTATGGAATCCCAGATGATCACACGGGCAATGAGAACAAAGGAAACTGCAGAGGACTACAGGTATATACCAGATCCTGACATCCAACCTATTGTAATAGATGAGAGATGGATTAAAGAAGTAGAATCCCAGATGCCAGAGACTCCTCTTGAGAAGGAGAAAAGGTTTATAAGGGAGTATGGGATAAAGGAAGAGGATGCTAAGGTTTTAGTCTCTGATTTAGCCCTTGCCGAAGTCTTTGAGAAGGTTGTTCGGGATCTAGGAGTGAATGAGAAACATGTAAACCTTGCAGTAACCTGGATAAGGAACGAGTTAAAAAGGGTTTTGGCGTATAACAAGATAGACTTCCTGGAGAGTAACCTAAAACCTGAACATTTAACGGAACTTATAAGACTGATCACTGATAACATTATAAGTCAGAAGATCGGTAAAAAGATTATCGAAATAATGGTAGAACATAGGGGAAAGAAGTCCCCAAGGGAAATTGTAGAGGAGATGGGACTAACTGTAATCACTGAAGACGATGTCCTTGTAAAGGCCTGTGAGGAAGCTATCAAAAACAATCCCAAAGCTGTTAAGGATTACTTAGATGGAAATAAAGTAGCCCTACACTTCCTGATGGGCCAGGTAATGAAGTTAACGAAGGGAAGGGCAGAACCTAAGAAGGTTGTTAAGATATTGAAGGAGAAGTTAGATACTATGGTGTAA